The DNA window CAAAGCCACCAAATCCACCAGAGatgggctgtccctgcacactGAGCTCAGTGCCCACGGCAGCCGAGGAGGTGGATCCAACGGCGGTGTTCTGGGGGAAGGAGGTCATGatgggtcctggcagggtgaccagcacaggggaagggtCGATGATGACGCGGGAATCCTGGcattgcagggcacagggctcgttgcagctgttggccagcgGGGTGGGTCCGCAGGGTCGGCAGAGGGTGTTGCAGGCCATGGTTGTGGTGTGGAGGGTGCCTGGAAGAGAGGGGGGTGAGGCAGGGCAGGTGTGAATGAAGCAAGGGGCAGTGATGCAGGAGAGTGAGAGAATGTGGGGGCTgttgtggggctgtggggaggcgtgagggctgctgaggctggggcCGAGTGGACGGAGAGAAAGGGGCCAGAGGTGCAGGAGCCGGAGGATCAGGGGATTGAGACTCACCTTGCTGTCTGCACAGGAGAAGGTGTCAGGAGAAGTGTGTGAGGGAGAGAGTCACTGGGCCGGCTTTTATGCTGGTCCTGGAGGGGTGGGACAGCCTTGTCCCATGGCCTTGGGGCATTTTTAGGCAACAGCTCTTGCCTTGCCCAGCGTGGTGAGTCATGAGGTGGGgagtgttttctttcctgcaacTCTGCAATTCTGTGTTCTTTCCCTTGAGGCTGTGTCCATCTGACCTTGGCATAACCTCTTAGTTGAGAGAATTAACAACCTATATCTTGTTGTTGATACCAAGTGTCAGGACATGCAGAGGACTTACCAAATGCTTTGCAGAACCGGGGATTTAATGCTAGGTCATGCCATGGCATATTGACAACATCTCCCAATTGCATTTTGTCTCCTGCCTGAAATTCCAGGTCCCTAGTTTAATCTAATTTTAGGGGTGTTCCAATTCCATCATTGTCTTGGTCTCCCTGAGTTGCTCTTGGTCTaccatgtccatgtccatgttCCACTGTGGAGTCCCAGCAGTGGTGGCTGAAAGGATGGACACTGCCCTCAAcgcacttttatttcttttcctaatcCTGTCCTGGTAGCTGCTGGAGTTTTTTGCAGCAAAGGATACGTGGCCAAAGAGTGGATTAATCACTGGTTGAGGAATAGTTCTCCTCACATGTCTTGTCCTCTGTATCCTTCaccattttccctttccatgcgtcaggcagagctcagcactgtgACCCCACAGTGTGACCTTGCTGAGCCCAGATGAGACGAGCGCTATGGATGAACCAACACAAAACTTAGGGCAGCATGGGCTCCTCCCTAAACAACAAGATTGCTTTCCCATCTGCAGCTGGAAAGGTCTGGTATAGAAAAACACGTGGAGAGATGGCAACATGGTGGGGATGGAAACAATGGGATGAAAGGAGCAGACTCTCAAAAGCAACTCTCCTGCGAAGCCCAGAACAGCCTGACAGAGCCGTGATGGTTTGGGGCCCATCTTCACAATGCACCCACAAACTACAGAACATGAGTGCCCTGGGGCGTCCTCACTTGATGAGGTGGCTTTGGTCACGTCTTCACCTTGCCCTGACAAGGCCAACAACACAGCATTTAACCTCTGCTACTTGCATTTAAATATTGCCATCAAAGTCAGATGGACAAGACCTTTAACAAAATGGCTTAGAATCTCAGAATTCCAAAAAGGAATGCCAGCACCATGAcacaggagggaggaggagctCACTGATTGTCCATTAGTAACAATTAGCTTTTGctaacaggaagaaaatattaagatttAGAGGTTTCAAATTATGAAACCTTGTGGCTTGGATGCAGAATAAGAGAATTGACATcacagagcagcctgggcaAACACAGGCTTGTTGTTTGTTTATAAGATTCATGAATGAGGTCAAGGAATATGCTTTAAATGACAGTGTACGCTGTCGTGTAGATTGCAGAAATCCAAATGGACCTGAAAAATGGAACAAGTTCAGCCTGAACAGCCTCTGCTTTGCCGGATCCTCACCCTTGATCTGATTCAAGGCCAAGAGCTCTCTTTCATACATTAGGAAGCACTCAAAGGCACCGGAATCCTGCCAGGTTATTGCAGAGTGACCTCCTCAGGAcatcagcagctccatcagcatTCCTGGGTGACACAATGACCGATGGACATCCAGTGCCACAGAAAAGAGTCCCAGTCTTCACAAGGCACTGACAAAGCACAGCACATGAGTACCACAAAATGACCTCAGTGATGACACTGCACGTCTCCAGGGCTCTGGTTGTTTATTCAGCCCTCCCTGACACACATGGAACAATCAAATCCGCCCAAAACCAATTCTCACCCTAAAGCTGCCGCCAAGGTCATATGGGCACGGCATCAAGTGTGGAACATGGAACTGCAGAATTGTATGAATGAAAACATTCCGCACCTCATGACTCACCAAGCTGGGACAGGCAAGAGCAGCTGCCTGCAAAATGCCCCAAGACCATGGGACAAGGCTGTCCTGCCCCTCCAGGACCAGCATAAAAGCCGGGCCAGTGACTCTCTCCCTCACACACTTCTCCTGACACCTTCTGCTCTTGCAGACAACCAGGTGAGTCTCAAACCCCTGATCCTCCTGCTTCTGCACCCCCTGGCCCCTCTCTGCcagcaggctcagccccagcctcagcagccctcacgcctccccacagccccacaaaaGCCTTCACATTCCCTCACCCTCCTGCATCACTGCCCTTCACACCCCcacaccctgccctgcctcacCCCTCCTCTCTTCCAGGGACCCTCCATACCACAGCCATGGCCTGCAACAACCTCTGCCGACCCTGCGGACCCACCCCGCTGGCCAATAGCTGCAAcgagccctgtgccctgcaatgCCAGGATTCCCGCGTCATCATCGacccttcccctgtgctggtcaccctgccaggacccatCATGACCTCCTTCCCCCAGAACACTGCCGTCGGATCCACCTCCTCGGCTGCCGTGGGCAGTGAGCTCagtgcccagggacagcccatcTCTGGTGGATTTGGCTTTGGCCTTGGCTATGGCCTTGGCTACGGCCGTGGATTTGGCTATGGGCTGGGAGGCCTGGGCTGCTATGGCAGAAGGGGCTATGGCTACAACTGCTAAGGGCCCTCAGCACCACTCCTGACAccaccagctctgggctctggcaACAACTCCTGCAAGCAAAGCACCTCAGCTGATGGTTGCCCTACTCGCACCTCACAACAGATTATTTCCACTTCTTTCTCCTGACTTTTCATTGTTTCACATCAATAAATGTTACCTTCATCAAACCTCCAATGCctccttatcttttttttttccagtgatcTCACATCCTCACCTACCACATTCTAGAGCTGAACAAGCCACTGGGAGTATGTGGAACAGGGCAACAATACTTTTGCTTACATATATCTCATTACAACTAATAACAAATTAGTTGTAGGAGTACCTAATAGGCATAGGAAGAACAGGAGGGAACACCTTCCAGGACATGTCACACACCCTGCCAACTGCTACACCAAAGACTTTGACACATCAATGTTCTCCTTGGCACAAAACTGGAAAAGTCACTCCATGCCAGTGCACACTTGACAAACTCTCTTCCTGGCCAGGACTCCTGAAGCCTTCcagcaaagagagaaacaacATCAACCTCTTGGGCAGGAGCTCTGGAGTGCAAATGCCTCAACTGCCCTGCTCAAGCAAGACCAACAGAGGAACATTTCCAGAACCACGGACAGTGCAGATTTGGATCTCCAAGGATCGAGGCTCCACCACCTCTTCCGCTCTACAACCTCTTCCACTCTGTGGCTGCCCTCACGATGAAAGATTCTTGTCTTCTTTGTCCATGGAATTCCATCTCTTTTCACTTGTGCCCTTGCTCTCTCGCTCTGCATGTGTGCACTGCTAAGAACAGCCAGGCTCCTTTGTCTTCATCCTCCATCATGCGGGATTTGCACACACTGGTGGCACACCCCTGTCCATCTTTGTCCCCTGGAAGTCTCAGCTATCCCATCCTCTCCTCTAGGAAAGTTCCCCCAGCCCCTTTAGAACATTGCTGGCCCTGAAATAGTTTAGATTCATTAAATGGACTTCATTTTCATGCTGGGGAGGCCAGGACCAGTCATAATACCTCACATGGGATGTCACCAGCTTTCAGGAGACAGCAGGATTCACCTCCCCCTGTCCCATCACAACACTTTTCCCACTTCTTCCCTTGAACCTTGGGGTCCCTTTTCCCACCCAAGGGCACCCCCTGGTCCATTTCTTCTCAGCCACAACCCCAAAGGctttttcagagaagaaaaccaTTGTTCCAAGCGGCTCCAAGACTTTACATCCTACCTGGGATGACTCCTACCAACAAACAGCACTTGGCACCCCGTCcttgctgagctccagcagatGTCCAGGACCACTCAGGCTTTCAGTGTTGGCCAAAAAGATCCAACTCCTGGGCCACAGCACTGGGGTTTGCTGCCGTCTGGACTTTGGGACACTGACCACAAGCCACTGGACCCAGCCCTTCAGAGCCTTCTCCGGCCACCACTGACACAATCTGGACGAGCCTGGGGTATTGTCAAGGATTATGCAATGCTCTCCTCCAACAACCCAGGGCAACTGCCCAATTCTCTTTCTGACAACCAGACATTGCCCAGAGAAGCGACCTCAGTCCTTAGACCAAGAAATGACCCAAAAGACCCGGGATATCAAAACTCTAAAAGCAAGAGGGGCACCAAGACACACACAAAGCACAGCCAACAGGAAAAAGATGGCCCAGTGTCAGCCATTGCCAGCTGGGAGAAAAGCATGGAGGGAGGGTGTGCGATTGAAGGTACAACACCTCCTACTTAGCACAGCTGCAAAATGCAGACCAGCCTGACAGGGCTGCCAGAGAGTGGGGGCAACTCCTCCCCACACAACCACAAACCACAGCACAAAAGTACCACGGGGTGACCCAGTGATTACACCCCACTTGTCCAACGCTTTGGTTACGTCTTGAGCCCACCCTGACACGAGCCATAAATACTAGAATATGTTCTCCAAAACTCACACGTAAAAGCTGCCTCCAAGGTCAGAAGGACATGACCCCAAGAGAAGGACATGACACTGTGGATGTGGGGGAAGGCAAGGAATCCCCAGCTCGTGACTTGCTAGGTAGGACCATCcatgagaaggaagaaaaggaccAGCTCAAGCAGACATGCAGATGAGCCTCAGAgatgatgaggcactggaaccaAAAGTGAACACAGAGACCACAAGAGGTTTGTGTCAGAAGCAGGCAAAGACCTGCACTAGAGCATACAGGCCTGATCTCAAGGATGTGAAGGGTATGTGTGGTGCAATGGAAGACCAAAGTGTGCtagtgatttattaaagaaatatggatattgatctagcaaCGATATCCAACTatgacggacaaaaactctctaacagtttaaagttagaaagtgtatgtttattgcaaTGCCGGGCAGTgtgtgggatagctcccaaatacacaccgcgcctttcaaatgattacagagtccttttatctacacaagaattgaatacccaaaatacaaatacatattcatcattttggtacatcccattcctcgcttcgtatgctaatcatttcaaaagctattaagcgtgcgtagtttgttccttgaaatgggtcggtggtccctttcgTGGagaggggtcccaaaatgaggaagtaaatgaagtcttcctcattctgacctttctaccttttcaatgcaaataagACAAgtgaaccttggtagaactcccattccttgtcttcaatcggtttcagagcagaggaggcccacaattgccttatgttcctaaaagcaatttgtcagtttctatattcttcattataaacccagctaactaaacattgtgttgacaagcaatcaattattagttaactactaactcttaacttcatcaaggcctacttacaaaatccttttattttaattaactctagtaaagcttatctctaactaaaatcttagctcctttaaaatctctaaatctcttaaaattTATGTTTCACTAGGGGTAGTGCAACTGGAGGAATATTTCCTAAGACAGGACTTGGTGTGCTTTTTCATCCACGCCAATTGCCTGCACTAACTTGCTTTAGCACTGAGTGAGACTTGGAAGAgtcctgggagaaaaaaagaatgagcCATGTGAGGTTGTGATGCAAGAAAACTTTATTGAGGATGAAGAGTGAAAACTCAGGAGCAGCCAGTGGAAGAGAGCTGGTCTGGGTTGCGAGCAGGGTGACCATGAGCAGCAGAAGCTTTGCTTATAGGTTTGGCCAGAGCATCAAGGCCTGGAAGCCCCACACTGGGAGCCGCACACCGGAGATACCCAATGGGATCTGGCTTGGGAGAAGGGGTTTGCAGCACAGGGGACTGGACACAACTAAAGGGGCAatgcagagcagggagtggAAGGAGGAGGCAGATGGGCCATGTTTGAAGCCAGCTTGTGCTGGCCGCTTGGCTACTGCCTTGCTTGGTGCCCTGAGAGCAGGTGACGCCTTAAGGCATCACAGGAACTGGAATCACTGAGCCCATGGGAGATTCCAGGTCCAGAGATGCTTCCTCAATGCCTGAGATGTGTTCCAGGGAAGGGGCGGTTGGTGTCAGGGGTGGTGCTGAGGGCCCTTAGCAGTTGTAGCCATAGCCCCTTCTGCCATAGCAGCCCAGGCCTCCCAGCCCATACCCAAATCCACAGCCATAGCCAAGGCCGTAGCCAAAGCCACCAAATCCACCAGAGatgggctgtccctgcacactGAGCTCAGTGCCCACGGCAGCCGAGGAGGTGGATCCAACGGCGGTGTTCTGGGGGAAGGAGGTCATGatgggtcctggcagggtgaTCAGCACAGGGGAAGGGTCGATGACGACGCGGGAATCCTGGcattgcagggcacagggctcgttgcagctgttggccagcgGGCTGGGTCCGCAGGGTTGGCAGAGGGTGTTGCAGGCCATGGCTGTGGTGTGGAGGGTCCCTGGAAGAGACGGGGGTGTGAGGCAGGACAGGGGTGTGGGGATGTGAGGGGTGGTGATGCAGGAGGGTGAGGGAGTGTGGAGGCTgttgtggggctgtggggaagcatgagggctgctgaggctggggctgagcgTGCTGGAAGAGATGGGCCAAGAGAGCAGGACCAGGAAGGTCAGGGGCATGAGGCTTACCTGGTTGttggcaggggcaggagcagaaggagTGTGGAGAAGTGTGTGAGGGAGAGAGGCTCTGGGCCGGCTTTTATGCTGGTCCTGGAGGGTTGGGACAGCCTTGTCCCATGGCCTTGGGGCATTTTTAGGCAGCAGCTCTTGCCTCACCCCGCCTGGCATGAGGTCATGAGGTAGGGAGTGTTTTCCTTTGTGATGTTCTCCAATTCCATGTCCAGCTCTTGATGCTGTGTCTCTCTGATCTTGGCAGCATTTTTCATGGGTTGGAATTTGGCAGGATTTCATTGTCAGATGTGTGTCAGGGAGGAATGAATAAACAACCAGAGCCCTGGAGATTTGCAACGTCATCAGTGATGTCACTTTGTGGCCCTTGGGTGCTGTGGTTTGCGGGTGACTTGTGAAGACTGGGACTCTGTTTTGTGCTGCTGGATGTCCATCAGTCATTGTGTTGCACCCAGGaatgctgagggagctgctgatGTCCTGGGGAGGTCACTCTGGAAGAGCTTGGAAAGATCCCAGTGCCTGGGAGCTGTTCCTGATGGATGAAAGAGAGCTCTTGGCTTTGCGTCTTGAATGGGCTCACAAGATCTGGTGAACCAGAGGCTGTTCAGGCTGAACCTGTTCCATTTTTATGGTCCTCTTGGATTCCTCAAATTCTAATTTCAACACACTCTTGCATGCAAAGTGTATTCCTTGACCTCATTCAGAAATCCAATAAGAAACAACAAGCAGGGTCCAATCCCTTTGTTCCCAGGCTGGTCTGTGGTGTCAATTCCCTTATTCCACATTCAGGCCATCAGGTTTCTTAATGATTTATATCCTGTAAATCACAATATTGTGTTCCTGTGAGCAAAACCCAGTAATTGCTACCTGATGGTCAGCgtgctctgctttccctctctGTCATGATGAGGGTGTGCCTGTATGGAATTCCACGTCCTTCTCTTGAGGCCCTGTCCTTCTGACCTTGAGCGTGGCTTTTAAGTGTGACTTATTGGTATGTGAGTGTTGGTGGCATTTGGGAGGGTTTGCTCTGAAGATGAGTGTCAGGGAGGGTGGAATAAGCAACCAAAACTTCGGGGAGGTGCGGTTGTCATCGACAAGGTGACCCTGTGTGCTGtggtttgtgggtttgttgTGAAGAGGAGCCCcattccctcccagccctgtccatcTGGTTGGGGATTTGCAGCTGTGCCGGAGGtgttcccccttccctctcatTTCTTGCCTTCCCAACTTGATCCCACCTGGCTAGGCCTGACACTACACCTGACCTTTCTTGTTGACAGTGCTCTGTGGCCCCACTTGCCTTTAAGGTTTTGGTATCCAGGGCCTTTGGGGTCTTTACTGGGGCTGAGTGCAAAGGGGTGAGGCCACTTGTGATGGTCACTAAGAGGATTTGGTATTTGCCCAGGGTAGTTGGAGGTGAGCCTTGCCTGATCCTGGACAACCAGGCAAGTCCTGATAGTGTCAGTGGCTTGAGAAGGTTCTGAATAACTGGGCCCAGAGGCCTGTCCTAATGTCCAGACCGCAGCAAGGCCTAGGAGTTGGATCTTTTTGGCCAACACTGAAAACCTGAGTGGTCCTGGTGTTATGATCCGCTAGAACAAGCGGGGTGTCGTGATTGTTCATTTAccaatcccaaaagtgcaaaaggcaaacagcaggggaccatcagtttaatcacaacaaatgcaccttttaTTCAGTGccaacagcaaatgcaataGAAGGAATCAGAAAGGAGAttaaggagagggagagagaaagagcgGGGGGCATATAGGCAGATGAGGGATCTTAAGTGGGAGATCACCAAAGTTACCCCAAAAAGTTCATTTGGCCAAGAGGTGGGAAAATTCCTGGGCTCAGCAAGTATCCTGAAGCAGGTGTAAGGATGTGGAACAAGCCACTCCTTGCCAGGTCCTTGCCAGGTCCTTGCCAGGCCCTGCTCAAACCAGTGTACCATGCTGGTACAGCAAACACACCTGCAAATAACCACTTGGCAAGCATCCACCTCAACTAGGTCAGAAATCCAGTCGGGGTCCTCAGGAACTTTGTCTCTGCCATTGCAATGATTCTGAGGCAAAAATGTGGGCAACTTTGGACCGACTTTTACACGTGGACCTCGGCTGGAGCTCAGCAAGGGCATCTGCCAAGGGCTGTTTCTTGGGAGGAACGAGGAAGTCATCCCAGGTAGGAAGGAAGAGGTGGGTATCAATTGGA is part of the Vidua chalybeata isolate OUT-0048 chromosome 1, bVidCha1 merged haplotype, whole genome shotgun sequence genome and encodes:
- the LOC128783637 gene encoding feather beta keratin-like, with amino-acid sequence MACNTLCQPCGPSPLANSCNEPCALQCQDSRVVIDPSPVLITLPGPIMTSFPQNTAVGSTSSAAVGTELSVQGQPISGGFGGFGYGLGYGCGFGYGLGGLGCYGRRGYGYNC
- the LOC128783632 gene encoding feather beta keratin-like produces the protein MACNNLCRPCGPTPLANSCNEPCALQCQDSRVIIDPSPVLVTLPGPIMTSFPQNTAVGSTSSAAVGSELSAQGQPISGGFGFGLGYGLGYGRGFGYGLGGLGCYGRRGYGYNC